The DNA region CGATGTCGATCTCGTCGGGGTCGCGGCGCTGCGCGCGGACGGTGTAGGTGCGGAGCACCGGCCGGACTGCCGGGTCCATCCCGCGCCAGGTCTGGTACCAGCCGAAGTCGCCCTCGCCGGAGGGGGTCTGCGGTTCGCTCTGCCCCGGCTGCGGGAGGAGGAGCTTGATCCGCTGGTCGAGGCCGCCGTTGACGAAGCCGGTGAGGCTCTCACCGGCGAGCGTGATGCGGACCAGGTGGGGGGTGATGCGGGTGCTCCGGACGACCTGGAGCGGGAAGAGCACGAAACGCGCGGGGGCGGCGGTGCTGGTCAGGGCCCTCTCTCCTCTCAGCAGGCGGGTCGGCGGCGCGTCGGACGACGGCCGCCGATCCCCACTAAGCTTAGGTTAGGCTAACCTATCTGTTCGCGTCCTGCCCATCCCGCCCGGGCCTGCCCCGGCTGCCTGCCCTGGGCTGCCCCCGGACCGCCCCGGACCGCGTCAGACCCGGTCCAGTGGCCGGTGCGGCCCCGCGGGGAGCTCGACCCCGATCGGGTCTCCGGCCCGCACCACGCCGCCCGTCCGGACCACGCTCATGATCCCGGCCTTGCGCACCACGTTCCCGGCCTCGTCCCGCCCCACGACCTGCTTCAGCAGACCCTCCCGGAAAGCGTCGATCTGCAGGCAGGGGTTGCGCAGCCCGGTGACCTCCAGGACCGCCTCGTCCCCGATCCGCAGCAGCGTCCCGACCGGCAGGCCGAGCAGGTCGATCCCCCCGGTGGTGATGTTCTCCCCCAACTGACCGGGCGCCACCTCGAACCCCTTCTCCGCCACCTCGGCGAACAGCTCCTCGTGGATCAGGTGGACCTGCCGCAGGTTGGGCTGCGTCGGATCCTGCGCGACCCGTGAGCGGTGCCTCACCGTCACGCCCGCGTGCACGTCCCCCTCCACCCCGAGGCCCGCCAGCAGCGTGATGCCGTCCCGGTTGGGCTTGGTGAAGGAGTACTCGCCGTTGCTGCTGACCGCCGTGACCGTGCCGCCCATGTCGCGCGGACCTCCTGTTCGGAGACGATGATTCGTCCCGAGCCTATCGAGCCCCTGTGCGACCACCGCCCGGCATCCGGCGGCCCGGCATCCGACGGCCCGGCAGCAGGCCGGTGGCACTCCGGCCCGCGGCGCGGATCACGGCGGTGCGGGCGACGGCGGTGCGGGCGGCGACGGGGACGGCGTCGGGACCCGGAGCCGGACGACGGCGGCCGCCGGGGAGGTGGACCCACTCCCCGCCACTTCGAACTTATAGCGCACCTGGGGCCTTGCGGCAAGGCCCCTGACCTGCTGCAGAATCTCCCGCCTGGGCGAAAGCCGGAGATCGACGGGAGTCATGTATGCGTGTGGTGTTGTCGGCGTACGGGTCGCGGGGCAGTGTCGAGCCGATGGCGGGGCTCGCGGTGCGGCTGCGGGAACTCGGCGCGCAGGTACGGGTGTGCGCGCCCCCTGACGAGGAGTTCGCGCAGCGGCTGGCCGGCGTCGGCGTCGAGGCGGTGCCGGTCGGCGACCCGGTGCGGCCGCTGGTGACCACGGTGACCCCGGGGTCGGCGGCGGGCCTGGCCAAGCGCGTCGCCGACCTGATGGCCGCGCAGTTCGACACCCTCGCCGCAGCGGCGGAGGGGTGCGACGCCCTGGTCGCGACCGGCCCGCTGCCGGCCGTGGCCGCGGCCCGGTCGGTGGCCGAGAGGCTGGGCGCCCGCTACGTGCACGCGAGCCACCAGCCGGTCAGCCTGCCGTCGCCGCACCAGGCGCCGCCCGCGCGGCGGGGCCGGCCGCTGCCCGCGGAGGAGTCCGACAACCGCGCGCTGTGGGACCTCGACGCCCGGATCGCCGACGAGATGTTCGGCGAGGAGCTCGACTCCCGCCGGGCGGCGGCCGGCCTGCCACCGGTGACCGGTGTCCGCGACTACGCCTTCACCGGCAGTCCGTGGATGGCCGCGGACCCGTTCCTCGCCCCGTGGCGGCCGACGGACCTCGCCGTGGTGCAGACCGGCGCGTGGATCCTGCCGGACGACCGCCCGCTCCCCGCCGGACTGACGGCCTTCCTGGACGCCGGCACGCCACCCGTGTACGTGGGGTTCGGCAGCACCCCCGTGCAGGATCCGGCGGGCGTCGCCCGGGCCGCCGTGGAGGCCGCCCGGGCGCGCGGCCTCCGCGTGGTCCTCGCCCGCGGCTGGGCGGGTCTGGACGCGGTCGACGACCGGGAGGACTGCTTCGTCGTCGGCGAGGTCAACCAGCAGGCGCTGTTCCGCCGGTCGGCCGCCGTCGTGCACCACGGCAGCGCGGGCACCACGACGACCGCCGCGCTGGCCGGTGTGCCGCAGGTGGTGGTGGCCCAGGGCGCCGACCAGCCGTACTGGGCCGGGCGGGTGGCCGCCCTCGGGATCGGCGCGGCCCACGACGGACCGGTCCCGACCGCCGGGTCCCTGTCGGCGGCGCTCGCCACGGCCCAGGCGCCGGGCACCCGCGAACGGGCTTCCGTCGTGGCCGGCACGGTGCGCACCGACGGGGCGGCGGTGGCGGCGCGGCTGCTGCTCGACGCCGTCGGCCGGGGCTGAGCGCACCGGCCGACGGCGTCGGCCCGTCGGCCCGTCGGCGCAGGACCGCCCGGGTGCCCGGGTGCCCGCCCTGCCCCGGCCTACCCCAGCCCGCCCCGGCCTGCCCCGGCCTGCCCCGCGCGGTCAGCTCCGGCGGATCGCGCGGGGTTCGCCGAAGCGCTCCTCGAACTCGGCGTCGCTCAGGGCCTCGATCTCGTCACCGGTGATCCGGCCCGCCAGCAGTTCGGCGAGGTGGCGGGGCAGCCGCGCGCGCCGCATGCCCTCGGTGATCCCGCCGGGCACGGTGCGGACCTCGGTGTCGACGCGGCCGTCGGGGTGCAGGGTGTAGGTGCGGTAGCCGGGGCCGTCGAGGCTGCCGTTCGTGTGGTCGATGCTGTAGTAGGTCGACGGGCACACGTACACCGGGCGGCCCTCGAACTCTCCGGACAGGTCGCCGTGCAGGTGGCCCGCGCCGATCGCCCGGATCGCGGGGAAGTCGCGCACCAGCGCGGCGAGGCCGCGGTAGGAATCGACGTCCGGGGCGGTCCGGAGCAGCGGCGGCTGGTGCAGCCAGACGAAGACGTGCTCGGCGCCGGTGGCCGCCAGGACCCCGCGGGCCCGGGCCTCCTCCGCCGGGGTGAGGCCCGGTTGGGCGGCCGCGTGCACCCGGTCGTCGCGGTCGCGGTAGGTGCCGTCGCCGTCGGCCTCGCGGCCGTGCGCGTTGCTGTCGAGGAACAGCATCAGCCAGTTCCCGACCCGGACGGCCGACTCCAGGTGCACGTTGGGGCGGGGCAGGCAGGCCTGCAGTTCGTCCTGCCGGTCGTGGTTTCCGGCGAGGCAGTAGACCGGGACGGGGAGCGTGTCGAGGACCGCGCCCATCCGCTCGTACGCGCCGGGCTCGCCGGTGTCCGCGAGGTCGCCGGTGGCGACGACCAGCGAGGCCCCGGCGATCGCCTGCCCGGCGTCGGCGAGGACGGCGGCGAGTCCCTCGTCGGGTTCGTGGGAGATGAACCCCCTGGTCCCGGGGGAGTCCTGGAAGTGCAGGTCGGATATCTGGACGATGCCGAAGGACCCGTCGGCTGCGGCCGTCCCGGCTGCTCCGGTGTCCTGGGCCGCCTGGACCTGGTTCGTCTCTCGCATCATGCGCCCTCGCTCGCTCGGTGGGGAAGGACCGTGGGTCCGGGTCGGACCTCGGCCAATCTAAGGAAGTGGCAGAACTGCCAAATGACAGTCGTGCAAACTTCTGCCGAGCACCGTCGGGCGTTCCGGGGGCACCCGCCGGGCGCCGTGGCGCAGCCGAGGGCGCCGGCGGACGGGGACGGGCCCGCCCCGACCGCACGGGGGGCGCGGTCGGGGCGGGCCCTGCCGGCCCGGGGGGGGCGGGCCGGCGGTCAGGTGGCCAGGTGTGGTCAGGTGGCCGGGCGGCCGAGTGCTTCGCGTGGCTGAGGCGATCCAGGCGGTCCAGGCGGTCCGGGCAGCTCAGGCGGACGGTCCGGCGTCCGGGATCCAGGAGCCGTGGATCATCGCGGGCACCCGGCGCGGCAGGTGGACGGTGGCGACCGGCGGGAGCGTGAGGTCGGAGGCGTCCAGGACCAGCAGCCTGGAGGCGTCGGCGTTCAGGTCGCTCACCACCGTGAGCAGGTAGCCGGCGTCCTCGTCCGCGTCGGCCCGACCGGAGGCCGGGACGAACAGGGCCTCGCTGGGCAGCTGCCCGGTGCCGACCGGCAGCAGCTGCCGGTCCCCGGTGCGGCGGTCGTACTTGACCAGCGTGTGGTTGCCGACGCCCCGGTCGTCGGGGAACGACAGCGCGTACTGGTAGCGGTGCTCGCGGCCGAGGTAGGCCTCGTTGATGGTCGGGAACTCGACGGTGAGGTCGTCGGTCCACTCCTCGCGGACCCGCCCGGCCGCCAGGTCGACGGTCCAGCGGCGGCTGCGGGAGCCGGAGTTGGGCTCGGCGCCGCGGTCGGGGGCGCCGATCCACCAGTTCCAGGAGCGCTGCCAGCCGTCACGGCCGACGGCCGGGCCCTCGATCACGACGCGCCCGGCGGCGTCCTCGTAGGCGTTGGCGAAGTGCATCGCGTACCCGGCCTCGATCGGGAACCAGCGCACCTCCGACGCCCGACCCTCACCGCGCGGCATGACACCGATCCGGGCCGCCTGCGCGTCGTTCCAGCCGTACGGGATCCCCGAGTGGTCGCCCGGGTCGAAGGTGACCGAGCCCTCCAGGAAGACCACGTGGTGCTCGGTGATCACGAAGTCGTGCTTCAGGGCGGCGCTCGCGCCGGGCACCTCCTGGCTGGTCAGCACGGTGCCGTCGGGCGAGGAGACGTGGTGGATCAGGTAGGGCGGGAACGGGGAGGAGGCGAAGAAGTGCAGCTCGCCGGTGACCGGGTCCTCCCGGGGGTGGGCGGTCATGGCGGAGGTGAGCCGGCCGTTCCAGTCGTAGGCGCCGACGGTCTCCAGATCGGCGGTCAGCTCGAAGGGGAGCGCCGACTCGCAGAGCGCGAGCAGTCGGCCGCCGTGTTCGATGACGTGGGTGCCGGCGGTCGAGGCGGTGAGGTCGGGGCCGTGCTCGGTCATGTAGGGGGCGCCGTCCAGGGCGGGGGTGTGGACCCAGCGGTTGCGGTACCACTCGGCGCGGCCCTCGCGGAGCCGGATGCCGTGCACCATGCCGCTGCCCTTGAACCAGTGGGTCGGGGTGACGCCGGGCTTCGGGTTGTGGCTGTTGCGGATCAGCCGACCCGTCAGCTCGGGCGGCAGGGTGCCCTCGACGGTGAGGCCGGTGGCGGTGATCTCGTCGGCGACGGGGGCGTAGTGGCCGGTCAGGTAGGGCTTGGCGACGGCGGTCATGGCAGGGACCTTTCGCTGGTCGGTCGGTGGGTCGGCGGCACTGCGGGCGGACGGGCTGGTGGGCTGGGGTGCTGGGGTGCTGGGGTGCTGGGGAGGCGACGAGCAGCGGGGCGCCTCAGTGGGCCGTGCCGCCGGCGCGGCGCTCGGC from Kitasatospora sp. NBC_00458 includes:
- a CDS encoding MOSC domain-containing protein; the protein is MGGTVTAVSSNGEYSFTKPNRDGITLLAGLGVEGDVHAGVTVRHRSRVAQDPTQPNLRQVHLIHEELFAEVAEKGFEVAPGQLGENITTGGIDLLGLPVGTLLRIGDEAVLEVTGLRNPCLQIDAFREGLLKQVVGRDEAGNVVRKAGIMSVVRTGGVVRAGDPIGVELPAGPHRPLDRV
- a CDS encoding glycosyltransferase, giving the protein MRVVLSAYGSRGSVEPMAGLAVRLRELGAQVRVCAPPDEEFAQRLAGVGVEAVPVGDPVRPLVTTVTPGSAAGLAKRVADLMAAQFDTLAAAAEGCDALVATGPLPAVAAARSVAERLGARYVHASHQPVSLPSPHQAPPARRGRPLPAEESDNRALWDLDARIADEMFGEELDSRRAAAGLPPVTGVRDYAFTGSPWMAADPFLAPWRPTDLAVVQTGAWILPDDRPLPAGLTAFLDAGTPPVYVGFGSTPVQDPAGVARAAVEAARARGLRVVLARGWAGLDAVDDREDCFVVGEVNQQALFRRSAAVVHHGSAGTTTTAALAGVPQVVVAQGADQPYWAGRVAALGIGAAHDGPVPTAGSLSAALATAQAPGTRERASVVAGTVRTDGAAVAARLLLDAVGRG
- a CDS encoding metallophosphoesterase, which encodes MMRETNQVQAAQDTGAAGTAAADGSFGIVQISDLHFQDSPGTRGFISHEPDEGLAAVLADAGQAIAGASLVVATGDLADTGEPGAYERMGAVLDTLPVPVYCLAGNHDRQDELQACLPRPNVHLESAVRVGNWLMLFLDSNAHGREADGDGTYRDRDDRVHAAAQPGLTPAEEARARGVLAATGAEHVFVWLHQPPLLRTAPDVDSYRGLAALVRDFPAIRAIGAGHLHGDLSGEFEGRPVYVCPSTYYSIDHTNGSLDGPGYRTYTLHPDGRVDTEVRTVPGGITEGMRRARLPRHLAELLAGRITGDEIEALSDAEFEERFGEPRAIRRS
- a CDS encoding carotenoid oxygenase family protein — translated: MTAVAKPYLTGHYAPVADEITATGLTVEGTLPPELTGRLIRNSHNPKPGVTPTHWFKGSGMVHGIRLREGRAEWYRNRWVHTPALDGAPYMTEHGPDLTASTAGTHVIEHGGRLLALCESALPFELTADLETVGAYDWNGRLTSAMTAHPREDPVTGELHFFASSPFPPYLIHHVSSPDGTVLTSQEVPGASAALKHDFVITEHHVVFLEGSVTFDPGDHSGIPYGWNDAQAARIGVMPRGEGRASEVRWFPIEAGYAMHFANAYEDAAGRVVIEGPAVGRDGWQRSWNWWIGAPDRGAEPNSGSRSRRWTVDLAAGRVREEWTDDLTVEFPTINEAYLGREHRYQYALSFPDDRGVGNHTLVKYDRRTGDRQLLPVGTGQLPSEALFVPASGRADADEDAGYLLTVVSDLNADASRLLVLDASDLTLPPVATVHLPRRVPAMIHGSWIPDAGPSA